From a single Sorghum bicolor cultivar BTx623 chromosome 5, Sorghum_bicolor_NCBIv3, whole genome shotgun sequence genomic region:
- the LOC8079136 gene encoding protein PYRICULARIA ORYZAE RESISTANCE 21 isoform X1 — protein sequence MAEKISMLIVVVDLDCRKCYHKIRKILCQLQDHERIRTISFDTKSKTITIVGPFDPQRLACKLRCKGGKVVRDVHIVDTTNTGGGDGKPPPENGAPPAPAPVKSGKNKKKKAPPPPPPPPVERPPSPPPPEPAAPGPPPPEHMPPPPSPVHHPRSPDPGMSAMVPQPQYVEEKPPRAELEPPMSPPPQQMKPPPPMDLPMPVPQHHHHPPPPPCMKERPPPPPLMMPACPARPLEQQPVPEYVIPTVEIPSWPAPPVGPCGCPCCAPCYQGYYDSCRCSCCGRLYGTTVRPLPPPCGAYRGCRTFSDDDPSAACTVM from the exons ATGGCAGAGAAG ATCTCCATGCTAATCGTCGTGGTTGACCTTGATTGCCGCAAGTGCTACCACAAGATCCGCAAGATACTCTGCCAGCTCcaag ACCATGAGAGGATCCGGACCATCTCCTTCGACACCAAGAGCAAGACGATCACCATCGTTGGGCCCTTCGACCCGCAGCGGCTCGCCTGCAAGCTCCGCTGCAAGGGCGGCAAGGTTGTCAGGGACGTCCACATCGTCGACACCACCAAcaccggcggcggcgatggcaAGCCTCCTCCGGAGAACGGGGCaccaccggcgccggcgccagtGAAGAGcggcaagaacaagaaaaagaaggctccgccgccgccgccgccaccgccggtcGAGCGGCCTCCGTCGCCTCCCCCGCCGGAGCCAGCAGCCCCAGGACCACCGCCGCCCGAGCATATGCCGCCTCCGCCGTCCCCAGTCCACCACCCGCGTTCACCTGACCCGGGGATGTCCGCGATGGTGCCCCAGCCGCAGTACGTCGAGGAGAAGCCGCCGAGAGCGGAGCTGGAGCCGCCGATGTCGCCTCCACCGCAgcagatgaagccgccgccgccgatggaCCTGCCGATGCCCGTGccgcagcaccaccaccacccaccgccgccgccgtgtatGAAGgagaggccgccgccgccgccgctgatgATGCCGGCGTGCCCGGCGCGGCCACTGGAGCAGCAGCCGGTGCCGGAGTACGTGATCCCGACGGTGGAGATCCCGTCGTGGCCCGCGCCGCCGGTGGGGCCGTGCGGGTGCCCCTGCTGCGCCCCGTGCTACCAGGGCTACTACGACAGCTGCAGGTGCTCCTGCTGCGGCAGGCTGTACGGCACAACCGTCCGGCCATTGCCGCCGCCGTGTGGCGCGTACAGGGGATGCCGGACGTTCAGCGACGACGACCCGTCGGCGGCGTGCACCGTCATGTGA
- the LOC8079136 gene encoding protein PYRICULARIA ORYZAE RESISTANCE 21 isoform X2: MLIVVVDLDCRKCYHKIRKILCQLQDHERIRTISFDTKSKTITIVGPFDPQRLACKLRCKGGKVVRDVHIVDTTNTGGGDGKPPPENGAPPAPAPVKSGKNKKKKAPPPPPPPPVERPPSPPPPEPAAPGPPPPEHMPPPPSPVHHPRSPDPGMSAMVPQPQYVEEKPPRAELEPPMSPPPQQMKPPPPMDLPMPVPQHHHHPPPPPCMKERPPPPPLMMPACPARPLEQQPVPEYVIPTVEIPSWPAPPVGPCGCPCCAPCYQGYYDSCRCSCCGRLYGTTVRPLPPPCGAYRGCRTFSDDDPSAACTVM; encoded by the exons ATGCTAATCGTCGTGGTTGACCTTGATTGCCGCAAGTGCTACCACAAGATCCGCAAGATACTCTGCCAGCTCcaag ACCATGAGAGGATCCGGACCATCTCCTTCGACACCAAGAGCAAGACGATCACCATCGTTGGGCCCTTCGACCCGCAGCGGCTCGCCTGCAAGCTCCGCTGCAAGGGCGGCAAGGTTGTCAGGGACGTCCACATCGTCGACACCACCAAcaccggcggcggcgatggcaAGCCTCCTCCGGAGAACGGGGCaccaccggcgccggcgccagtGAAGAGcggcaagaacaagaaaaagaaggctccgccgccgccgccgccaccgccggtcGAGCGGCCTCCGTCGCCTCCCCCGCCGGAGCCAGCAGCCCCAGGACCACCGCCGCCCGAGCATATGCCGCCTCCGCCGTCCCCAGTCCACCACCCGCGTTCACCTGACCCGGGGATGTCCGCGATGGTGCCCCAGCCGCAGTACGTCGAGGAGAAGCCGCCGAGAGCGGAGCTGGAGCCGCCGATGTCGCCTCCACCGCAgcagatgaagccgccgccgccgatggaCCTGCCGATGCCCGTGccgcagcaccaccaccacccaccgccgccgccgtgtatGAAGgagaggccgccgccgccgccgctgatgATGCCGGCGTGCCCGGCGCGGCCACTGGAGCAGCAGCCGGTGCCGGAGTACGTGATCCCGACGGTGGAGATCCCGTCGTGGCCCGCGCCGCCGGTGGGGCCGTGCGGGTGCCCCTGCTGCGCCCCGTGCTACCAGGGCTACTACGACAGCTGCAGGTGCTCCTGCTGCGGCAGGCTGTACGGCACAACCGTCCGGCCATTGCCGCCGCCGTGTGGCGCGTACAGGGGATGCCGGACGTTCAGCGACGACGACCCGTCGGCGGCGTGCACCGTCATGTGA